The following are encoded in a window of Dysidea avara chromosome 4, odDysAvar1.4, whole genome shotgun sequence genomic DNA:
- the LOC136252815 gene encoding glycylpeptide N-tetradecanoyltransferase-like isoform X2 — MLEIWLHRHPEATWSQLIKTLRAPGIELNDVASKIEEMLVSSTEGSQSVQRFCKDSLALTVASPLTFSKDEDIELAFSRLSSAVTTAIENRHFPIIQRAAIESAKSQRFPKSHEILPMVTAALSFQSLCTMLAQTSYWNFLDTRMLEAMVNASMVPAAQQSLKNFKETFFSMTLQEAAPYFPVIVREKPGHVVIQEILNKDHQKMTIGELHKHRFYLENELFQTGSDTCTICRIVLGSVKIIWHIHVDHVYQAYLSLNKKKSQLPPQAITYLAIPKVVWWLKLPVLWRGQEVHDRMIGPIVKLTRHVRKEPHILHEELKWANLTYDNVDEMVKLLEIDNTIRQYKHKNYLWWYTLHPQFKSEFLFGTRLKSNGKLASVLYSFPICISIGGKVVTALHLRYTGREFLRSEQMHNTVVKEIMRKGNVNGISQGIIVSEEPFIIKPVTVLATYCYWLSSPFRLPLPYNTPKTAGLRRMTSKDVTKAYTLTNQYVLQFEFGQIFQSEEEFSHYFLFPSVPGYIVTYVVEDPATGAITDMFGFNLDYELDKKVATAIAIIPTKTPAKQLVIDLLLCAKQEQAVKVATLQFGLEKDNFDSFVQFGAYYWHFYNYAYPEIDEEKCCLFSFC; from the coding sequence GTTCACAATCAGTGCAACGATTTTGTAAGGATTCTCTAGCTTTAACTGTTGCCTCACCACTTACATTTTCAAAGGATGAAGATATTGAATTAGCTTTCTCAAGACTCTCAAGTGCTGTAACAACAGCTATAGAAAATCGTCATTTTCCAATCATACAAAGAGCCGCAATTGAGAGTGCCAAGTCACAACGATTTCCTAAGTCACATGAAATCCTTCCTATGGTTACTGCAGCTTTATCATTTCAATCTCTGTGCACAATGTTAGCACAAACTTCATATTGGAACTTCTTGGACACCAGAATGCTAGAGGCTATGGTGAATGCTTCTATGGTACCTGCTGCACAACAGTCtttgaaaaatttcaaagaAACATTCTTCTCCATGACTCTTCAGGAAGCAGCACCATACTTTCCAGTAATAGTACGTGAAAAGCCTGGTCATGTTGTAATACAGGAGATTCTTAATAAGGACCACCAGAAAATGACCATTGGTGAATTACACAAGCATAGGTTTTACCTGGAGAATGAACTCTTCCAAACTGGCTcagacacatgtacaatttgtaGAATTGTACTTGGATCAGTGAAAATTATTTGGCACATTCATGTTGATCATGTTTATCAGGCATACCTATCATTGAATAAGAAAAAATCTCAACTCCCACCACAGGCAATCACTTACTTAGCAATTCCTAAAGTTGTGTGGTGGCTGAAGCTGCCTGTTTTATGGCGTGGACAAGAAGTACATGATAGGATGATTGGCCCTATTGTAAAATTAACAAGGCATGTGAGAAAGGAACCACATATCTTACACGAAGAGTTAAAATGGGCCAATCTGACCTACGACAATGTtgatgagatggtgaagctactTGAAATTGATAATACAATCAGACAGTATAAGCATAAGAACTACCTATGGTGGTACACTTTGCATCCTCAATTTAAATCAGAATTTTTATTTGGAACTAGATTAAAATCAAATGGTAAGCTAGCCTCAGTACTTTATAGCTTTCCAATTTGCATTAGTATTGGAGGAAAAGTTGTAACTGCTTTGCATTTACGTTATACTGGTAGGGAATTTCTGCGCAGCGAACAAATGCACAATACAGTAGTCAAAGAAATAATGAGGAAAGGTAACGTAAATGGAATATCTCAAGGCATAATAGTCAGCGAAGAACCTTTCATTATAAAACCTGTAACTGTTCTAGCTACTTATTGTTATTGGCTCTCTAGTCCATTTCGTCTTCCTCTACCCTACAACACTCCCAAAACAGCTGGATTGCGAAGGATGACATCCAAAGATGTTACTAAGGCATACACTCTCACCAACCAGTATGTATTGCAGTTTGAGTTTGGGCAAATCTTTCAATCTGAAGAAGAGTTCTCACACTATTTCCTATTTCCATCAGTGCCAGGCTATATAGTCACGTATGTTGTTGAGGACCCTGCCACTGGTGCTATAACTGATATGTTTGGGTTTAACCTGGATTATGAACTGGACAAAAAAGTAGCTACAGCCATTGCAATAATTCCTACTAAAACACCAGCAAAACAACTTGTCATTGATCTACTACTTTGTGCCAAGCAAGAACAAGCTGTTAAAGTTGCAACTCTTCAATTTGGACTTGAAAAAGATAACTTTGATTCATTTGTACAATTTGGTGCATACTACTGGCACTTCTACAACTATGCCTATCCTGAAATTGATGAGGAAAAATGTTgtctgttttctttttgttga